A window of the Polaribacter batillariae genome harbors these coding sequences:
- a CDS encoding outer membrane beta-barrel family protein: MNLNKWIFLLLIFMGSQVSFSQITGKIIDNEDNYPLEYATVALYNQQDKKLVTGVVTNNKGVFSIANVKQGIYYLEASFIGYQVKTISSIVINNKGEKKDLGTIKIVLGSGNQLNEVVVKTEKQTVSHKIDRQVFDTKKYQSTVGGNAVDVVKNLPSVTIDGLGEISVRGSKGFTVLINGKPTQGDPTTILAQLPANALQSIELITAPSAKYDPEGKGGIINILTKKGAINGTFAQINIRGGFPSIEDYDTKVSAKRYGIDATINKRTNNWNISVGASYQRNDKTGRREGDMFIVNAPENKTTFLPSDGERSFDEITYNGRFNIDYTPNTSNKYSLGFFAGKRTKERLADIVYNNTAVSPIGSNNLLYEFTYFNHNLRVRKGDFALGSFDYSHQFKNKSKISTSILYEYTFLGGPTENDNLGFPDNSIVYQREFNTNDNPLYGTRFNLDYLWKPFSFGTLETGYQYRDLDHTGKFVYERDGNVVPEFSSDVSLKRIIHSGYAQISGSKNKWNYAAGVRLESMDRTYIEALQSETQENRYDYDFVKLFPSASLQYKINDKTNIKTAYSKRVERTTTFKMNSFAEREHSEVFEQGDNTLLPEFIDLVELGITKKLKGGNSVYATAYYRHVNNVINRVNTLAYKSNGAVLDSIINRVYSNVGKSNSIGLEIGATLKPTKNWTNFIGANVYNYAINGVLNFRHRDGVERNYNIDTKATIYSFNLNSTYNFWENASLQFTFNYLSDRNTAMGKDSRFYSPNLTFRKKFMDNRLTATLQWQNIDMGLLNTNEQRITTSRANQFYTTTNYRYEVDMVSLNLSYTFNAAKNKSKFIESEFGKREF, from the coding sequence ATGAATCTAAACAAATGGATTTTTCTACTTCTAATTTTTATGGGTAGTCAGGTTTCTTTTTCACAAATAACAGGTAAAATTATTGATAATGAAGATAATTATCCTCTTGAATATGCCACTGTAGCTTTATACAATCAACAAGATAAAAAACTGGTTACTGGCGTTGTAACGAATAATAAGGGTGTTTTTTCGATTGCGAATGTAAAACAAGGAATCTATTATTTAGAAGCTTCTTTTATCGGTTATCAAGTAAAAACAATTTCATCTATTGTAATAAATAACAAAGGAGAAAAAAAAGACTTAGGTACAATAAAAATTGTTTTAGGTTCTGGAAATCAATTAAATGAAGTCGTTGTTAAAACAGAAAAACAAACCGTGTCTCATAAAATCGATCGACAAGTTTTCGACACAAAAAAATACCAAAGTACAGTGGGTGGAAATGCGGTTGATGTTGTTAAAAACCTACCTTCTGTTACAATTGACGGTTTAGGCGAAATAAGTGTTCGAGGAAGTAAAGGATTTACGGTTTTAATCAATGGAAAACCAACACAGGGCGACCCAACAACCATTTTAGCACAATTGCCTGCGAATGCCTTGCAATCTATCGAATTAATTACAGCGCCTTCTGCAAAATACGATCCTGAAGGAAAAGGCGGAATTATAAATATACTCACTAAAAAAGGGGCAATTAACGGAACATTTGCACAAATAAACATTCGTGGCGGATTTCCTTCTATTGAAGATTATGACACCAAAGTTTCCGCAAAAAGATACGGAATCGATGCAACCATTAACAAAAGAACAAACAATTGGAATATTTCTGTGGGTGCAAGTTATCAAAGAAACGATAAAACAGGTAGAAGAGAAGGAGATATGTTTATTGTAAATGCTCCAGAGAATAAAACCACTTTTTTACCTTCTGATGGCGAGCGTAGTTTCGATGAAATTACGTATAATGGCCGTTTTAATATAGATTATACACCCAACACCTCAAATAAGTATTCTTTAGGTTTTTTCGCAGGAAAAAGAACAAAAGAACGTTTGGCAGACATTGTTTATAACAACACTGCAGTTTCTCCAATTGGCAGCAATAATTTGTTGTACGAATTTACTTATTTCAACCATAATTTAAGAGTTCGTAAAGGAGATTTTGCTTTGGGGAGTTTCGATTATTCGCATCAATTTAAAAATAAATCTAAAATTTCTACTTCGATATTGTACGAATACACTTTTTTAGGAGGTCCCACAGAAAACGACAATTTAGGGTTTCCTGATAATTCTATTGTATATCAAAGAGAATTCAATACCAACGACAATCCTTTATATGGTACACGTTTTAACCTAGATTATTTATGGAAACCGTTTTCATTCGGAACTTTAGAAACAGGTTATCAATATCGAGATTTAGACCATACAGGAAAATTTGTTTACGAAAGAGATGGAAATGTAGTTCCAGAATTTTCGAGCGATGTAAGTTTAAAAAGAATCATTCATTCTGGATATGCACAAATTTCAGGGTCTAAAAATAAATGGAATTATGCAGCAGGAGTTCGTTTAGAATCTATGGATAGAACCTATATTGAAGCTTTACAGAGCGAAACCCAAGAAAATAGATACGATTACGATTTTGTAAAATTATTTCCTTCAGCTTCTCTTCAGTACAAAATTAATGATAAAACCAACATAAAAACAGCCTACAGTAAAAGGGTAGAAAGAACTACCACCTTTAAAATGAACAGCTTTGCAGAGCGCGAACATTCCGAAGTTTTTGAACAGGGAGACAATACTTTATTACCAGAATTTATCGATTTGGTAGAATTAGGGATCACAAAAAAACTAAAAGGAGGAAATTCTGTTTATGCAACTGCTTATTACAGGCATGTAAATAATGTAATAAATCGCGTAAACACCTTAGCTTATAAAAGTAATGGAGCTGTTTTAGATAGTATTATTAACAGGGTGTACTCGAATGTTGGTAAAAGCAATTCAATTGGTTTAGAAATCGGAGCAACCTTAAAACCGACTAAAAATTGGACGAACTTTATTGGTGCAAATGTTTATAATTATGCAATTAATGGCGTTTTAAATTTTAGACATAGAGATGGGGTTGAAAGAAATTATAATATAGATACCAAAGCAACTATATACTCATTCAATTTAAATTCTACCTATAATTTCTGGGAAAATGCTTCTTTGCAATTTACTTTTAATTATTTATCGGACAGAAATACAGCAATGGGTAAAGATTCCCGTTTTTATTCGCCAAACTTAACCTTTCGTAAAAAGTTTATGGACAATCGCTTAACAGCAACATTGCAATGGCAAAATATAGACATGGGTTTGTTAAACACAAACGAACAACGAATTACAACATCTAGAGCAAACCAGTTTTACACAACGACCAATTATAGGTACGAAGTAGATATGGTTTCTTTAAACCTTTCTTACACATTTAATGCCGCTAAAAATAAATCGAAATTTATAGAAAGTGAATTTGGAAAAAGAGAGTTTTAG
- a CDS encoding cold-shock protein: MAKSQQTFSKSEKEKKRLKKRLDKQKKMEARKAEKEEKGSTGIQFAYVDHNGNLTDTPPDPELKVEVELEDIEISVTKKEDLPEEDPVRKGKVSFFDTSKGFGFIIDTENNEKYFTHVSGLIDEIGENDKVSFELEKGMRGMNAVKVKRI, from the coding sequence ATGGCAAAATCGCAACAAACATTTAGTAAAAGTGAAAAAGAAAAGAAACGTTTAAAAAAACGTTTAGATAAGCAGAAGAAAATGGAGGCTAGAAAGGCCGAGAAAGAAGAGAAAGGATCTACAGGAATTCAGTTTGCTTACGTAGATCATAATGGAAATTTAACAGATACTCCACCAGACCCAGAATTAAAAGTAGAAGTCGAGTTAGAAGACATAGAAATTTCTGTAACTAAAAAAGAAGACTTACCAGAAGAAGACCCTGTTAGAAAAGGAAAAGTTTCTTTCTTTGATACTTCTAAAGGTTTCGGTTTTATTATTGATACAGAAAATAACGAAAAATATTTTACACACGTGAGTGGTTTAATTGATGAAATTGGAGAGAATGACAAAGTTTCTTTCGAGCTAGAAAAAGGAATGCGTGGCATGAATGCAGTTAAAGTAAAAAGAATTTAA
- a CDS encoding TetR/AcrR family transcriptional regulator, translating into MKDLLSVLKISVPDKMYIKDPETSDLGKRIIEHSILLINEIGFESFTFKKLGTKIGSNESSIYRYFESKHKLLLYLSSWYWAWLEYKLVLGTFSISNAEEKLEKAIITVTETIIDDSKYSHISEPILYKIIVNESSKSFLTKEVDSKNKEGYFEIYKRLISRLNEIILEVKPDYNFGLSLASTILEGGLHQHFLQEHFPSITNCKNNNTPTQFFVQLAKTALQ; encoded by the coding sequence ATGAAAGATTTATTGTCTGTTTTAAAAATCTCTGTTCCAGATAAAATGTATATCAAAGATCCAGAAACCTCTGATTTAGGCAAGAGAATTATAGAACATAGCATTTTATTAATTAACGAAATTGGTTTTGAAAGTTTTACTTTTAAAAAATTAGGAACAAAAATTGGTTCTAACGAAAGCTCTATATATCGATATTTTGAAAGCAAACACAAACTACTACTTTATCTTTCTTCTTGGTATTGGGCTTGGTTAGAGTACAAATTGGTTTTAGGTACATTTAGTATTTCTAATGCTGAAGAAAAATTAGAAAAAGCAATTATTACAGTTACAGAAACGATTATCGACGACAGTAAATACTCACATATTAGCGAGCCTATTTTGTACAAAATTATAGTAAATGAAAGCTCGAAGTCTTTTTTAACAAAAGAGGTAGATTCTAAGAATAAAGAAGGCTATTTCGAAATTTACAAAAGACTTATTTCTCGTTTAAATGAAATAATTTTAGAAGTAAAACCAGATTATAATTTTGGTTTGAGCTTGGCAAGCACCATTTTAGAAGGCGGTTTACATCAGCATTTTTTGCAAGAACACTTTCCTTCAATTACCAATTGTAAAAACAACAATACACCCACACAATTCTTTGTTCAATTAGCTAAAACTGCTTTACAATAA
- a CDS encoding peptidase domain-containing ABC transporter produces MENQQLTPWKRFLGLLKLEKRDIFQIFYYAIFGGIVALSLPLGIQAIINLLQGAQISTSWIVLVVLVTIGVIFSGSLQLMQLRIIETIQQRIFTRASFELSYRFPKIKMNELRKYYPPELANRFFDTLTIQKGLSKILIDVPTALLQIIFALILLSFYHPFFIIFGILLLLLIYIVFKFTAQRGLETSLLESKNKYKVAHWIQEVARTIVSFKLSGNTNLALKKNDNLVNKYLEAREKHFRILILQFSQMIGFKVIVTASLLLIGGALVLRQEMNIGQFVAAEIIILLVIASVEKLIIGLESFYDVLTSIEKIGQVVDKALEPQEGERPLFKNGLTVELDEVSYNVEDRPKHILKNISLTLNPKSRVLVMGESGAGKSSLLRLLSGVIEPTAGNIYINNLSLSSLHLNHYRSQLGLSLSDETPFEGSIRENLVFGNSEIEEKIIFEALDTVGLNQFLKEQPNGLDTVIYPEGKQISFTVAKKLILARAIIKQPKVMILEDPLDQFNLNETKKIISYLTDVKRPWALIVVSSKKSWRTQCNQIIVLEKGEIKSIKN; encoded by the coding sequence ATGGAAAATCAGCAATTAACCCCTTGGAAACGATTTTTAGGTCTCTTAAAATTAGAAAAAAGAGATATTTTTCAAATTTTTTATTATGCCATTTTTGGTGGAATTGTAGCACTCTCATTACCTTTAGGTATTCAGGCAATTATTAATTTATTACAAGGTGCGCAAATTTCTACTTCTTGGATTGTTTTGGTAGTTTTAGTAACCATTGGAGTTATTTTCTCTGGTTCGTTGCAGTTAATGCAGTTAAGAATTATAGAAACCATTCAGCAACGAATTTTTACGAGAGCTTCTTTCGAGTTAAGTTATCGATTTCCAAAGATTAAAATGAATGAATTGCGCAAGTATTATCCACCAGAATTGGCAAATCGTTTTTTCGATACATTAACCATTCAAAAGGGATTGTCGAAAATTTTAATTGATGTACCAACTGCATTATTGCAAATTATTTTTGCATTAATTCTGTTGTCATTTTATCATCCGTTTTTTATCATATTTGGTATTTTATTACTGCTACTTATTTACATCGTTTTTAAATTTACAGCACAAAGAGGTTTAGAAACCAGCCTTTTAGAATCTAAAAACAAATATAAGGTGGCACATTGGATTCAAGAAGTTGCAAGAACCATCGTAAGTTTTAAGCTTTCTGGAAATACAAATTTAGCTTTAAAAAAGAACGACAACTTGGTAAACAAATACTTAGAAGCTCGTGAGAAGCATTTTAGAATTCTTATTTTACAGTTTTCTCAAATGATTGGTTTTAAGGTAATTGTAACAGCAAGTTTGTTGCTAATTGGTGGAGCTTTGGTACTAAGGCAAGAAATGAATATTGGACAATTCGTAGCCGCAGAAATTATTATTTTACTGGTAATTGCTTCTGTAGAAAAGTTAATTATTGGTTTAGAATCTTTTTACGACGTTTTAACTTCTATAGAAAAAATAGGCCAAGTTGTAGATAAAGCATTAGAGCCACAAGAAGGCGAAAGACCTTTGTTTAAAAATGGACTAACAGTAGAGTTAGATGAAGTTTCTTACAACGTAGAAGACAGACCCAAACACATTTTAAAAAATATTTCTTTAACCTTAAATCCAAAAAGTAGAGTGCTAGTAATGGGTGAAAGCGGTGCAGGAAAATCGAGTTTATTACGATTACTATCTGGTGTTATCGAGCCAACTGCTGGAAATATTTATATTAACAACCTATCTTTAAGCAGCTTACACTTAAACCACTATCGTTCTCAATTAGGCTTGTCTCTTTCCGATGAAACTCCTTTCGAAGGAAGTATTAGAGAAAATTTGGTGTTTGGAAATTCAGAAATCGAAGAAAAAATAATTTTTGAAGCGTTAGATACTGTAGGTTTAAATCAGTTTTTAAAAGAGCAACCTAATGGTTTAGATACTGTAATTTATCCAGAAGGAAAACAGATTTCGTTTACAGTTGCCAAAAAATTAATTTTAGCAAGAGCTATTATTAAACAACCCAAAGTTATGATTTTAGAAGATCCATTAGACCAATTTAACTTAAATGAAACTAAAAAAATTATTAGTTATTTAACCGATGTTAAAAGACCTTGGGCATTGATTGTGGTAAGTAGTAAAAAAAGCTGGAGAACCCAATGCAACCAAATAATTGTATTAGAAAAAGGAGAAATTAAATCTATAAAAAACTAG
- a CDS encoding HlyD family secretion protein — MLNISNNQISKKVDLKQFKSGQKIFSKKYYKAFNKFLLAFAVIGIIVLFLPWTQNITSQGIVTTLTPDQRPQTIQSQIPGRIEQWFVREGDYVKKGDTILRISEIKSEYFDDRLIERTNEQINAKSSSVNAYQEKVKALQRQVEALKKERRLKLEQTKNKLLQARLKVQSDSISFEAAKTNLNIAQKQFNRTETLQKEGLKAVVDVEQKRLKLQETQAKLIAQENKLLASKNKVINAKLELTRIHATYTDKISKAQSDIYTAQSSGYDAKAQVSKLENSNTNYKVRNSLLYVTAPHNGYINKAIKGGIGGTFKEGESLVGIMPEKYDLAVETYVRPIDLPLLHIGEKVRVQFDGWPAIVFSGWPNVSYGTYGAKVVAIENFISNNGKYRVLLAPDEKDHTWPEAIRVGSGAKTIALLEDVPIWFEIWRQLNSFPPNYYQPEKSAKEKSNSKK; from the coding sequence ATGTTAAACATTTCTAACAATCAGATAAGTAAAAAAGTAGATTTAAAACAATTTAAATCTGGTCAAAAAATTTTTTCAAAAAAATATTATAAAGCATTTAATAAATTCTTGTTAGCCTTTGCTGTTATAGGTATTATTGTATTATTTTTACCTTGGACGCAAAATATTACCAGCCAAGGTATTGTAACGACTTTAACTCCAGATCAAAGACCACAAACCATACAATCGCAAATTCCTGGTAGAATCGAGCAATGGTTTGTACGTGAAGGAGATTATGTAAAAAAAGGAGATACTATTCTTAGAATTTCTGAAATAAAAAGCGAATATTTTGACGATCGTTTAATTGAAAGAACAAACGAGCAAATTAACGCAAAATCATCGTCGGTAAATGCATATCAAGAAAAAGTTAAAGCACTACAAAGACAAGTAGAAGCTCTAAAAAAAGAACGCCGTTTAAAATTAGAACAAACAAAAAACAAGTTATTACAGGCTCGATTAAAAGTACAAAGCGATAGCATTTCTTTTGAAGCCGCAAAAACAAACTTAAACATTGCTCAAAAACAATTTAACCGTACAGAAACATTACAAAAAGAAGGCTTAAAAGCTGTGGTAGATGTAGAACAAAAACGGTTGAAATTGCAAGAAACTCAGGCTAAATTAATTGCACAAGAAAATAAATTATTGGCCAGTAAAAACAAAGTAATAAATGCAAAATTAGAATTAACGAGAATTCACGCAACTTATACCGATAAGATTTCGAAAGCACAAAGCGATATTTATACTGCACAATCTAGCGGTTATGATGCAAAAGCACAAGTCTCTAAATTAGAAAACAGCAATACCAATTACAAAGTTAGAAACAGTCTTTTGTACGTTACTGCTCCACATAATGGATATATTAACAAAGCAATTAAAGGCGGTATTGGAGGCACGTTTAAAGAAGGAGAATCTTTGGTAGGTATTATGCCAGAAAAATACGATTTAGCTGTAGAAACTTATGTAAGACCAATCGATTTACCACTTTTACATATTGGAGAAAAAGTACGTGTACAGTTTGATGGTTGGCCAGCAATTGTGTTTTCTGGATGGCCCAATGTTTCGTACGGAACTTATGGTGCAAAAGTGGTTGCCATTGAGAATTTTATTAGTAATAACGGAAAGTACAGAGTTTTATTAGCACCAGATGAAAAAGACCACACTTGGCCAGAAGCCATAAGAGTTGGTTCTGGTGCAAAAACCATTGCTTTGTTAGAAGACGTACCAATTTGGTTCGAAATATGGAGACAGCTAAACAGCTTCCCTCCTAACTATTATCAACCAGAAAAGTCAGCGAAAGAAAAATCGAATTCTAAAAAATAA
- a CDS encoding TolC family protein — MQKKQFKEKEYYNKLNGAFKIPTWYGIEFKANFEQNNGVFLNPENNVPLDGLYSAGVSVSLARGLLTNQRMASLKQAKYFLEQAKEDQQITVNTILYNAALSYFNWLKTYNEKKVYDDFLNNAKVRFEATKRAFQEGEKPAIDTLEAGITLNTRKLNLEKARIKLVKSSLELSNFLWLNENTPIELKENIIPDVNTFNTIDKTFNIALFNNENFNIENHPKIKSLVFKIKSLDVDKRLKMNNLLPKIDLQYNFISPNGNQINSFNTNNYKAGINFSMPLFVRKERGDLKLAKIKLQDKKLESETAKVVIKNKIDAIQKELNSFIVQSNFTANIVRDYGVLLKAEERKFFLGESSLFLVNYREEKYIDSKLKAISLENSFFKSKATLFKEAVLKAF, encoded by the coding sequence ATGCAAAAAAAACAATTTAAAGAAAAAGAATATTACAACAAATTAAATGGTGCTTTTAAAATACCAACATGGTATGGCATTGAGTTTAAAGCAAATTTCGAACAAAACAACGGTGTTTTTTTAAACCCAGAGAATAATGTTCCTTTAGATGGTTTGTACAGTGCTGGTGTTTCTGTTTCTTTAGCAAGAGGTTTACTTACCAACCAAAGAATGGCTTCTTTAAAACAAGCCAAATATTTTTTAGAACAAGCCAAAGAAGACCAACAAATAACTGTAAATACGATTTTATACAATGCTGCACTCTCTTATTTTAATTGGTTAAAAACCTATAATGAAAAAAAAGTTTATGACGATTTTTTAAACAATGCTAAAGTTCGTTTCGAAGCGACAAAAAGAGCTTTTCAAGAAGGCGAAAAACCTGCAATTGACACACTAGAAGCCGGAATTACCCTAAATACAAGAAAACTAAACTTAGAAAAAGCACGTATTAAATTGGTAAAATCGTCTTTAGAACTGTCTAACTTTTTATGGTTGAATGAAAACACTCCCATCGAATTGAAAGAAAATATAATTCCGGATGTAAATACTTTTAATACGATTGATAAAACCTTTAACATTGCACTTTTTAACAATGAAAATTTTAATATTGAAAACCATCCTAAAATAAAATCTTTGGTCTTTAAAATTAAAAGCTTAGATGTAGATAAACGTTTAAAAATGAATAATTTATTACCAAAAATAGATTTGCAGTATAATTTTATATCTCCAAATGGAAATCAAATAAATTCATTTAATACCAATAATTACAAAGCAGGAATTAATTTTAGTATGCCTTTGTTTGTTCGAAAAGAACGAGGAGATTTAAAGTTGGCAAAAATTAAATTACAAGACAAAAAACTAGAAAGCGAAACTGCCAAAGTGGTAATTAAAAACAAGATAGATGCCATTCAGAAAGAATTAAACTCATTTATCGTACAAAGTAATTTTACTGCCAATATTGTAAGAGATTATGGGGTTTTATTAAAGGCTGAAGAACGCAAATTCTTTTTAGGAGAAAGCTCTCTTTTTTTAGTAAATTACAGAGAAGAAAAATACATCGATTCTAAATTAAAAGCCATTAGCTTAGAAAATTCTTTCTTTAAATCGAAAGCAACGTTGTTTAAAGAGGCAGTTCTAAAAGCATTTTAG
- a CDS encoding TlpA family protein disulfide reductase, with protein MNKRKVLFIIILSIISLISYLGYNVISKAKEKSQIAKQIQTIPKFELQTLNSTSFSNTDLKQNTSTIFIYFNSDCDFCHHEAKSVSQNLKNFKNVQFIFVSFEETEAIKKFVELYKLDNQENIIFLEDKKGVFSTTFNANSIPYILIYDKNNNLIKKHKGQLNANGILRVLNQND; from the coding sequence ATGAACAAAAGAAAAGTACTTTTTATTATTATTTTAAGTATTATTAGTTTAATTTCTTATTTAGGTTACAATGTAATTTCAAAAGCCAAAGAAAAAAGTCAAATTGCAAAACAAATACAAACCATTCCAAAGTTTGAATTACAAACTTTAAATAGTACTTCCTTCTCAAATACAGACTTAAAACAAAACACTTCTACAATCTTCATTTACTTCAACAGTGATTGTGACTTTTGTCATCACGAAGCTAAAAGTGTTAGTCAAAATTTAAAAAATTTCAAAAATGTTCAATTTATTTTTGTTTCTTTTGAAGAAACAGAGGCAATCAAAAAATTTGTAGAATTGTATAAATTAGATAATCAAGAAAATATTATCTTTTTAGAAGACAAAAAAGGAGTGTTCTCTACTACTTTTAATGCCAATTCTATTCCGTATATTCTAATCTATGATAAAAATAACAACTTAATTAAAAAACACAAAGGGCAACTAAACGCAAACGGAATTTTAAGGGTATTAAATCAAAATGACTAA
- a CDS encoding peptidase domain-containing ABC transporter, whose translation MTKKTNLSQKHLQQTFKFQQDQSDCGVACLLSIIQYYDGTNSLENLRELSGTTKQGTTLLGLYQAANKLGFTAQGNEADIQAVIDHKEPLILHVVIEERLQHYVVCYGYENNKFIIGDPAKGITTYTKEQLQKIWKSKTCLILKPNADFVKTETQNKNKKQWFLKLLKEDYRLISFSVLLGLGIAILGMAMAIFSQKLIDDILPSKDFTKLITGIILVAFLLLIRVLFTALRDFFLITQSKDFNNRIIDSFYTSLLHLPKPFFDTRKIGELVARLNDTQRVQRVISQIIGNVAINVLVTIVSLGFLFFYSWQTGLIASVSLPFYFLLIYSFNKRIINAQKEVMQGYAFNESNYITSIQGIATIKNNNRQSIFQKINQLIYGNFQQKVFNLGKINVRLSIFSGVFSVLFLIGILVYTSTQVYNEVMQLGELMAILGIAGSLLPSVASLALITIPINEAKVAFNRMYEFTSIEEENRGNILLSEFNSLEIKNLSFRFAGRKELFKNINISVNKNKCIAIVGESGSGKSTLGQVLQKFYPFENGTIMINNQFNLPNINTEDWRNIIGIIPQDITIFNGNVITNILLGKEDTPKNIEKFCKQYGFTEFINTLPQGFATILGEEGINLSGGQKQIIALMRVLYKKPQLLLLDEFTSAMDRKTEKFVLNLLKKLKSEITIIFISHRLHSLPQIADTIYVLENGVISNFGNHKKLMETTNFYSDFWKELTA comes from the coding sequence ATGACTAAAAAAACGAACCTATCTCAAAAACACTTACAGCAAACTTTTAAATTTCAACAAGACCAATCAGACTGTGGTGTAGCCTGTTTATTATCAATCATTCAATATTATGACGGCACTAATTCTTTAGAAAATTTAAGAGAGTTAAGTGGCACAACAAAACAAGGTACAACCTTGTTAGGTTTGTATCAAGCAGCTAATAAATTAGGTTTTACTGCACAAGGTAATGAAGCCGATATACAAGCAGTTATTGACCATAAAGAACCCTTAATACTTCACGTTGTTATTGAGGAACGTTTACAGCATTATGTGGTTTGTTATGGATATGAGAATAACAAATTCATTATTGGCGACCCAGCAAAAGGCATTACAACTTACACAAAAGAGCAATTACAAAAAATTTGGAAATCCAAAACCTGTTTAATACTTAAACCTAATGCAGATTTTGTAAAAACCGAAACCCAAAACAAAAACAAAAAGCAATGGTTTTTAAAATTGCTTAAAGAAGATTATCGCTTAATTTCATTTAGTGTGTTGTTAGGTTTAGGTATTGCCATTTTGGGTATGGCAATGGCGATTTTTTCACAAAAATTAATAGACGATATTTTACCTTCAAAAGATTTCACTAAATTAATTACAGGTATTATTTTAGTTGCCTTTCTTTTATTAATTAGAGTATTATTTACAGCATTAAGAGACTTTTTCTTAATCACACAATCTAAAGACTTTAATAACAGAATTATAGACAGCTTTTACACTTCCCTATTGCATTTACCAAAACCATTTTTTGATACTCGTAAAATAGGAGAATTAGTTGCAAGGTTAAATGACACACAACGTGTTCAACGTGTCATAAGTCAAATTATTGGTAATGTTGCCATAAACGTATTAGTTACTATTGTTTCTTTAGGCTTTTTATTCTTTTATTCTTGGCAAACAGGTTTAATAGCTTCTGTTAGTTTACCATTTTACTTTTTATTAATTTATAGTTTTAATAAACGTATTATCAATGCACAGAAAGAAGTGATGCAAGGGTATGCTTTTAATGAAAGTAATTATATAACTTCCATACAAGGTATTGCAACTATTAAAAATAATAACAGACAATCCATCTTTCAAAAAATTAACCAATTAATTTATGGCAACTTTCAACAGAAAGTATTTAATCTTGGTAAAATAAATGTTCGTTTATCTATATTTTCAGGTGTTTTTAGTGTATTGTTTTTAATTGGTATTTTAGTCTACACTTCAACACAGGTTTATAATGAAGTTATGCAATTAGGAGAATTAATGGCAATTTTAGGTATTGCAGGTTCATTGCTACCCTCTGTTGCAAGTTTAGCATTAATTACAATACCAATTAACGAAGCCAAAGTAGCATTTAACAGAATGTATGAGTTTACTTCAATAGAAGAAGAAAATAGAGGAAATATTTTATTATCAGAATTCAATTCTTTAGAAATTAAAAACCTTTCATTTCGTTTTGCGGGTAGGAAAGAACTCTTTAAAAATATTAATATATCAGTAAACAAAAATAAATGTATTGCCATTGTTGGAGAAAGCGGAAGTGGCAAAAGTACATTAGGTCAAGTTTTACAAAAATTCTATCCTTTTGAAAACGGGACAATAATGATAAATAATCAATTTAATCTTCCAAATATAAATACAGAAGATTGGCGTAATATTATTGGTATTATCCCACAAGACATTACAATATTTAATGGGAATGTAATCACAAATATTTTATTAGGTAAAGAAGATACACCTAAAAATATTGAGAAATTTTGTAAACAATATGGCTTTACAGAATTTATAAATACTTTACCTCAAGGCTTTGCTACAATTTTAGGAGAAGAAGGTATTAATTTGTCTGGTGGTCAAAAACAAATCATAGCATTAATGAGAGTTTTATACAAAAAACCTCAATTATTGTTATTAGATGAATTTACTTCTGCAATGGATAGAAAAACAGAAAAGTTTGTTTTAAACCTATTAAAGAAACTAAAATCTGAAATAACTATTATTTTCATATCTCATAGACTACACTCATTACCTCAAATTGCAGACACCATTTATGTATTAGAAAACGGAGTAATTTCTAATTTTGGTAATCACAAAAAACTAATGGAAACTACTAATTTTTATAGCGATTTTTGGAAAGAACTTACCGCTTAA
- a CDS encoding helix-turn-helix transcriptional regulator translates to MHVKKNGVLAIKRLYKYEKYAKSTTCHYRFKQDDLAKKIGVSRQTINSIEKNRYAPSCLYKIS, encoded by the coding sequence TTGCATGTAAAAAAGAATGGTGTTTTGGCAATTAAAAGATTGTATAAATATGAAAAATACGCTAAAAGTACAACGTGCCATTATAGATTTAAACAAGACGATTTGGCTAAAAAGATTGGAGTCTCAAGGCAAACCATTAATTCTATTGAAAAGAATAGGTATGCTCCATCGTGTTTGTATAAGATTAGTTGA